The following coding sequences are from one Mesorhizobium onobrychidis window:
- a CDS encoding FAD/NAD(P)-binding protein: MSARESGRGPVVVIIGGGFSGAATAFHLARLLPAGTADIVVVEPREGLGYGLAYSTPDPSHRINVPASRMTLISGQDSHFADWLEQTSAIVDDVEAVAANGALYPQRRVFGRYVEDHLQRFLQSKTIRHVRSAVASVERSGERYRLILADGAALVADALVIATTHPPPALPLALQSVAGKAGLVANPYDLERLEAVGRNDNVLIVGTGLTSADVIATLHRKGHRGRITALSRHGYRSRGHALKAVDPAGDFTTLPSRSATVLLRRIRTAIATAARAGEDWHPVLDAVRRQGQVIWQALPLAEQRRVVRHLRALWDVHRFRVAPQIMDVLDRQVAEGRLAYRAASIVGADQIAGRIRVGQRLRGQRRLIAEAFDSVIVTTGPAHADILRTNTAIAALARMGLARLDPIGLGLATDSQGRAVGTSGRPIGSIFVSGPLARGSVGELMGIPEVTAHAERIAAEIHQWLGYRTALRRKAS; the protein is encoded by the coding sequence TTGAGCGCCAGAGAATCGGGCAGAGGGCCGGTCGTAGTCATCATCGGCGGCGGCTTTTCCGGCGCGGCGACTGCGTTTCATCTTGCGCGGCTTCTGCCCGCCGGAACTGCCGATATCGTGGTCGTCGAGCCCCGAGAGGGGCTCGGCTATGGTCTGGCCTATTCGACGCCCGATCCTTCACACCGCATCAATGTGCCGGCGTCGAGGATGACGCTGATCTCCGGCCAGGACAGCCACTTCGCCGACTGGCTGGAGCAAACCAGCGCCATCGTGGACGATGTCGAGGCTGTTGCCGCCAATGGAGCGCTCTACCCGCAGCGTCGCGTTTTCGGCCGTTACGTGGAAGACCACCTCCAGCGCTTTCTCCAAAGCAAAACGATCCGGCATGTCAGATCCGCCGTTGCTTCGGTCGAACGCAGTGGTGAGCGCTACCGGCTGATCCTTGCTGACGGCGCAGCGCTTGTGGCAGACGCTCTGGTCATTGCGACGACGCATCCGCCCCCGGCCTTGCCGTTGGCCCTGCAGTCCGTGGCTGGCAAGGCCGGGCTGGTGGCCAATCCCTATGATCTGGAGAGGCTGGAAGCGGTCGGCCGCAATGACAATGTTCTCATCGTCGGCACCGGACTGACATCGGCGGACGTGATCGCGACGCTTCACCGCAAGGGCCATCGCGGCCGCATCACGGCACTTTCGCGCCATGGTTACAGATCGCGCGGACATGCTTTGAAAGCAGTCGATCCGGCCGGCGACTTTACCACCCTGCCTTCACGCAGCGCCACAGTGCTGCTCAGGCGCATCCGCACCGCGATTGCTACAGCCGCTCGGGCTGGCGAAGACTGGCATCCCGTCCTCGACGCCGTCCGGCGGCAGGGACAGGTCATCTGGCAGGCTTTGCCGCTCGCTGAGCAGCGCCGTGTGGTGCGCCATCTTCGCGCGCTGTGGGATGTGCATCGCTTCCGTGTTGCGCCACAGATCATGGACGTGCTCGATCGCCAGGTTGCCGAGGGCAGGCTTGCCTATCGCGCCGCATCGATTGTCGGCGCCGATCAGATCGCCGGACGCATTCGCGTCGGGCAGCGACTGCGTGGCCAACGGCGTCTCATTGCCGAGGCTTTTGACAGCGTGATCGTGACAACCGGGCCGGCGCATGCCGATATCTTGCGGACCAACACGGCGATTGCGGCGCTCGCGCGGATGGGATTGGCCCGGCTCGACCCGATTGGACTTGGCTTGGCGACCGACAGCCAAGGCCGTGCGGTCGGCACATCCGGGCGGCCGATTGGCAGCATTTTCGTCAGCGGGCCGCTGGCGCGCGGCAGCGTTGGCGAACTGATGGGAATTCCCGAAGTCACCGCGCATGCCGAGCGCATCGCCGCCGAAATTCATCAATGGTTGGGATACCGAACAGCTTTGCGCCGCAAGGCGTCGTGA
- the ssuD gene encoding FMNH2-dependent alkanesulfonate monooxygenase, which produces MSIATNDRIKVLWFLPTHGDSRYLGTSEGGRAVDLPYLTQVAKAADAIGYYGALLPTGRSCEDSWVVASAVAPLTQRLRFLVAVRPGLQSPTLAARMTSTLDRISSGRLLINVVTGGDPVENQGDGIFLSHDERYEVTREFLDIYKAVLRGETVAFAGKHFRIEDGRLLFPPVQTPHPPLYFGGSSEAANAVAAEQIDKYLTWGEPPADVAAKVDHVRGLAEKAGRAVSFGIRLHVIVRETNDEAWADADRLISRLDDRTIAEAQKVFARMDSVGQSRMSRLHGGRRDKLEISPNLWAGVGLVRGGAGTALVGDAATVAERIDEYRRIGIDTFILSGYPHLEEAYRFGELVLPLLPLDHEISTRPTAVNMGPFGETVAGDHRPSALRASQS; this is translated from the coding sequence ATGAGCATTGCCACTAACGACAGGATCAAGGTCCTGTGGTTTCTTCCGACCCATGGCGACAGTCGCTATCTCGGCACCTCCGAGGGGGGCAGGGCGGTCGACTTGCCCTACCTCACCCAGGTCGCCAAAGCTGCCGATGCCATCGGCTACTATGGCGCGCTGCTGCCGACCGGACGCAGTTGCGAGGACAGCTGGGTCGTGGCGTCGGCTGTGGCGCCGCTGACGCAGCGGCTTCGCTTCCTTGTCGCCGTCCGGCCGGGCCTGCAATCTCCGACGCTCGCCGCCCGCATGACCTCGACACTCGACCGCATTTCCAGCGGACGCCTGCTGATCAATGTTGTCACCGGCGGCGACCCCGTCGAGAACCAGGGCGACGGCATCTTCCTCAGCCATGACGAGCGCTATGAGGTGACGCGGGAATTCCTCGACATCTACAAGGCCGTGCTGCGTGGCGAGACTGTTGCCTTCGCAGGCAAGCACTTCCGTATCGAGGACGGCCGGCTGCTGTTTCCGCCCGTGCAGACGCCACATCCGCCGCTCTATTTCGGCGGCTCGTCGGAAGCAGCCAACGCGGTCGCCGCCGAACAGATCGACAAGTATCTGACCTGGGGCGAACCGCCGGCCGACGTCGCCGCCAAGGTTGACCATGTGCGCGGCCTTGCCGAGAAGGCGGGACGAGCGGTGAGTTTTGGAATCCGATTGCATGTCATCGTCCGCGAAACAAATGACGAGGCGTGGGCCGATGCCGACCGGCTGATCAGCCGCCTCGACGATAGGACGATCGCCGAGGCGCAGAAGGTTTTCGCGCGCATGGATTCTGTCGGCCAGTCGCGCATGAGCCGGCTGCATGGCGGCCGTCGCGACAAGCTGGAAATCAGCCCCAACCTGTGGGCCGGGGTCGGCCTGGTTCGCGGCGGCGCCGGCACCGCCCTGGTCGGCGATGCGGCCACGGTGGCGGAACGGATCGACGAATACCGGCGTATCGGCATCGATACCTTCATCCTCTCCGGTTATCCGCATCTGGAGGAAGCCTATCGTTTTGGCGAACTGGTGCTACCGCTATTGCCGCTCGATCATGAAATCTCGACGCGGCCGACGGCCGTGAACATGGGACCTTTTGGCGAAACGGTGGCCGGCGATCATCGGCCATCGGCGCTGCGCGCGAGTCAATCTTGA
- a CDS encoding SfnB family sulfur acquisition oxidoreductase, with translation MTIQSKQPSDIRSAVPPVERPSAKAHVIRTDAEAIAVAEKLAAEFAKDASRRDRERLWPTEELDAFSQSGLWSINVPKAYGGPELSYVTLSKVITIISAADPSLGQIPQNHLGVVAAIRTVSDEAQKKLLFAEVLSGTRFGNAFSEFGSKRAADFETKFVDAGDHVVVHGQKFYSSGALLAHLVPIVALDDEGRAWYAIADRGAPGLTVIDDWSSFGQKTTLSGTVLLDNVKVPKTHLVPGYKGYDRPTADGAIFQIIQAAVDLGIAKAAIDETVDFVRTKSRAWIDSGVDHAWQDPYTIQAIGDLRLRANAAEAVLEKAGLAVDRAVADPNEKTVAEAQIAVAESKILTTEIAINATNKLFELAGTRSTLAEHNLDRHWRNARTHTLHDPVRWKYAILGNYYLNDVNPPFHAWS, from the coding sequence ATGACCATCCAATCGAAGCAGCCGTCCGATATCCGCAGCGCCGTGCCACCGGTCGAGCGTCCGTCAGCCAAGGCGCATGTTATCAGGACCGACGCCGAGGCGATCGCTGTCGCCGAAAAACTGGCCGCCGAATTCGCCAAGGATGCCTCCAGGCGGGACCGTGAACGCCTCTGGCCGACGGAAGAGCTCGATGCGTTTTCGCAGAGCGGCCTGTGGTCGATCAACGTGCCGAAAGCCTATGGCGGGCCGGAGCTCTCCTATGTGACGCTGTCGAAAGTGATCACCATCATCTCGGCGGCCGATCCGTCGCTGGGTCAGATTCCGCAGAACCATCTCGGCGTCGTCGCCGCCATCCGCACCGTCTCCGACGAGGCCCAGAAGAAGCTGCTTTTCGCCGAGGTGTTGTCCGGCACGCGCTTCGGCAACGCGTTCTCCGAATTCGGCTCCAAGCGGGCGGCCGACTTCGAAACCAAGTTCGTCGACGCCGGTGACCATGTCGTCGTCCACGGCCAGAAATTCTATTCGAGCGGCGCGCTACTCGCCCATCTGGTGCCGATCGTGGCGCTCGATGACGAGGGCCGCGCCTGGTATGCCATCGCCGATCGCGGCGCGCCAGGACTGACGGTCATCGACGACTGGTCGAGCTTCGGCCAGAAGACGACGTTGTCAGGCACGGTTCTTCTCGACAACGTGAAAGTGCCGAAGACGCATCTGGTTCCCGGCTATAAGGGCTACGACCGGCCGACGGCCGACGGCGCCATCTTCCAGATCATCCAGGCCGCCGTCGATCTCGGCATCGCCAAGGCGGCGATCGACGAGACGGTCGATTTCGTGCGCACCAAGTCGCGCGCCTGGATAGACAGCGGCGTCGATCATGCCTGGCAGGATCCTTATACGATCCAAGCGATCGGCGACCTTCGTCTGCGCGCCAATGCGGCAGAGGCGGTTCTGGAAAAGGCCGGGCTTGCCGTCGATCGCGCCGTCGCCGACCCGAACGAGAAGACCGTCGCTGAAGCGCAGATCGCTGTGGCGGAATCCAAGATCCTCACCACCGAGATCGCCATCAATGCCACGAACAAGCTGTTCGAGCTCGCCGGCACACGCTCGACGCTGGCCGAGCACAATCTCGACCGGCACTGGCGCAACGCCCGCACCCACACGCTGCACGATCCGGTGCGCTGGAAATACGCGATCTTGGGCAATTACTACCTCAATGACGTCAATCCGCCGTTCCATGCCTGGAGCTGA
- a CDS encoding ABC transporter ATP-binding protein, with protein MSSQYPILSVSSVEAVYNGAIAALHGVDLSVGRGEIVALLGSNGAGKTTLLRAVSNLLPAERGAITAGRITFDGEDVSRASPSQLVRSGLVQVLEGRHCFRSLTVEENLFTGALGRSSSRTGVKADLDRVYSLFPRLAERRRTRSGLTSGGEQQMTAIGRGLMSRPKLFVLDEPSMGLAPLIVDEIFSALKRLNRDEGLSMLVAEQNSAVALKYADRATVIENGVSVLEGSAADLRQRADIKTYYLGGAPLPSDHFPKETAA; from the coding sequence ATGTCCAGCCAATACCCGATACTGTCAGTCAGCAGCGTGGAAGCTGTCTACAACGGCGCCATTGCCGCCCTGCACGGCGTCGACCTGTCGGTTGGGAGGGGCGAGATCGTCGCGCTTCTCGGCTCTAACGGCGCCGGCAAGACCACGCTGCTGCGCGCCGTATCCAATCTCCTCCCGGCCGAGCGCGGCGCCATTACCGCCGGTCGGATCACCTTCGATGGCGAGGATGTTTCAAGGGCAAGCCCCTCGCAGCTCGTCCGCAGCGGCCTCGTCCAGGTCCTCGAGGGCCGGCATTGCTTCCGTTCGCTGACGGTCGAAGAGAACCTCTTCACCGGCGCGCTCGGGCGCTCGTCCTCTCGCACCGGCGTCAAGGCCGACCTCGACCGTGTCTATTCACTTTTCCCAAGGCTCGCCGAAAGGCGGCGAACCCGGTCCGGCCTCACTTCCGGGGGCGAGCAGCAGATGACGGCAATCGGCCGGGGCCTGATGTCGCGGCCGAAGCTCTTTGTTCTGGACGAGCCGTCGATGGGGCTCGCGCCGCTGATCGTCGACGAGATCTTCAGCGCCCTGAAACGGCTAAACCGCGACGAAGGCCTTTCGATGCTGGTTGCCGAACAGAATTCGGCGGTCGCGCTGAAATACGCCGACCGCGCCACCGTGATCGAGAACGGCGTCAGCGTCCTCGAAGGATCGGCTGCCGACCTGCGCCAGCGCGCCGATATCAAGACCTACTATCTCGGCGGCGCGCCGCTTCCATCCGACCATTTCCCCAAGGAGACCGCAGCATGA
- a CDS encoding ABC transporter substrate-binding protein — protein MTFFSHLKKAAIATAFVLGATAVHADEQYFPLQSYRVGPYAAGGTGFFGGFIDYLNLINIRDGGVNGVKLTWSEGETQYEVEKGVEVYERLKSNPDIAAWNPLSVGIAYAMIDRITDDKVPLITINHGRTDTTDGRVFPYVFPLLLNPYSETSGIVNYIASKEGSLDKLKGKKIVVLYHGSPYGKETIPIYELLAQKYGFELSQIEVPHPGNEQQAQWLTIRRERPDYVVLRGWGVMNPVALKTAQKTGFPADHIVGNVWSNSEEDVIPAGGAAKGYTAITTQASGEQYPVVQEIVKTVYSDGKGNLDDKSRIGSVYHNLGIVNGILNVEAVRIAQAKFGNRTLTGDEVRWGFEHLKLDPARVEALGAKDLFHSINVSWDNHEGDGYVTFQQWDGKKWDVVSDWIAPDWKLLRPIIEKSSEAYAKEKGIKIRTAEDADAVVSN, from the coding sequence ATGACCTTCTTCAGTCATCTCAAGAAAGCGGCGATCGCCACGGCCTTCGTGCTCGGCGCGACGGCTGTCCACGCCGACGAACAGTATTTCCCCCTGCAGAGCTATCGCGTCGGCCCCTATGCCGCCGGCGGGACCGGCTTCTTCGGCGGCTTCATCGACTACCTCAACCTGATCAACATCCGCGACGGTGGCGTCAACGGCGTCAAGCTGACCTGGAGCGAAGGCGAGACCCAGTATGAGGTCGAGAAGGGCGTCGAGGTCTACGAACGGCTGAAGAGCAATCCGGATATTGCAGCCTGGAACCCGCTTTCGGTCGGCATCGCCTACGCCATGATCGACCGCATAACCGACGACAAGGTGCCGCTGATCACCATCAATCACGGCCGCACCGACACCACGGACGGGCGCGTGTTCCCTTACGTCTTCCCGCTGCTGCTCAATCCCTACAGCGAGACTTCCGGAATCGTGAACTACATCGCCTCCAAGGAAGGCAGCCTGGACAAGCTCAAGGGCAAGAAGATTGTGGTGCTCTATCACGGCTCGCCCTACGGCAAGGAGACGATCCCGATCTACGAGCTTTTGGCGCAGAAATACGGCTTCGAACTGTCGCAGATCGAGGTTCCGCATCCGGGCAACGAGCAGCAGGCACAATGGCTGACGATCCGTCGCGAGCGTCCCGACTATGTCGTGCTGCGCGGCTGGGGCGTGATGAATCCGGTTGCGCTTAAGACCGCGCAGAAGACCGGCTTCCCGGCCGATCACATTGTCGGCAATGTCTGGTCGAATTCGGAAGAGGACGTCATCCCCGCGGGCGGTGCCGCCAAGGGCTATACGGCCATCACCACCCAGGCCTCGGGTGAGCAGTATCCGGTGGTCCAGGAGATCGTGAAAACGGTCTACAGCGACGGCAAAGGCAATCTCGATGACAAAAGCCGCATCGGCTCGGTCTACCACAATCTAGGCATCGTTAATGGCATCCTCAACGTCGAGGCGGTCCGCATCGCACAGGCCAAGTTCGGCAACCGCACGCTGACCGGCGACGAAGTGCGCTGGGGCTTCGAGCATCTCAAGCTCGATCCGGCGCGCGTCGAGGCGCTCGGTGCCAAGGATCTGTTCCACTCGATCAATGTCTCCTGGGACAATCACGAGGGTGACGGCTACGTGACCTTCCAGCAGTGGGACGGCAAGAAGTGGGACGTCGTGTCCGACTGGATCGCGCCCGACTGGAAGTTGCTGCGCCCGATCATCGAGAAGTCGTCCGAGGCCTACGCCAAGGAGAAGGGCATCAAGATCCGCACGGCCGAGGACGCCGACGCAGTGGTCAGCAACTGA
- a CDS encoding branched-chain amino acid ABC transporter permease produces MAVQALDAARPPTDWQRLALPAVLVVAGYGLIPAYASSYLIEAILLPFLALSLAAVGLNLLTGYCGQLSLGSSAFMAVGAFAAYNFNLRFDGLPLPATMILVGISAAGIGVVFGLPSLRLRGFYLAVSTLAAQFFVQWALTKFGWFSNYNPSGVISAPHLIVGGFPLDGATGRYLLSVTTVIVLTALVWRLVNSAIGRNFIAVRDNETAAHVIGVPVLRTKLLAFAISSFIIGVAGVLWAFTYLRTVEPAGFNLDRSFQILFIIIIGGLASMRGAFLGAAFIVVFPLLLSRIGAFAFGGLFDSGVLDMSQRIVLGALIIIFLIAEPSGLSALFDRLKRRIGSRSS; encoded by the coding sequence ATGGCCGTGCAAGCGCTCGATGCCGCAAGGCCTCCAACCGACTGGCAGAGATTAGCTCTGCCGGCCGTGCTGGTCGTCGCCGGCTACGGCCTGATCCCCGCCTATGCGTCGAGCTATCTCATCGAGGCGATCCTGCTGCCGTTCCTGGCACTCAGCCTGGCGGCGGTCGGCCTTAACCTTCTCACCGGCTACTGCGGCCAGCTTTCGCTTGGCTCCTCCGCCTTCATGGCGGTCGGTGCTTTTGCTGCCTACAATTTCAATCTGCGTTTCGACGGACTGCCGCTGCCAGCGACCATGATCCTGGTCGGGATTTCGGCCGCCGGCATCGGCGTCGTGTTCGGCCTGCCGAGCCTGCGGCTGCGCGGCTTCTATCTCGCCGTGTCGACGCTCGCCGCCCAGTTCTTCGTGCAATGGGCGCTGACCAAGTTCGGCTGGTTCTCCAACTACAACCCATCCGGCGTGATTTCGGCGCCGCATCTCATCGTCGGTGGATTCCCGCTCGACGGCGCCACCGGCCGCTACCTGCTTTCGGTCACCACGGTCATCGTGCTCACCGCTCTCGTCTGGCGGCTGGTCAACAGCGCCATCGGCCGCAACTTCATTGCCGTGCGCGATAATGAAACGGCGGCGCACGTCATCGGCGTGCCGGTGCTGCGAACCAAGCTGCTGGCCTTCGCCATCTCGTCCTTCATTATCGGCGTCGCCGGTGTGCTGTGGGCCTTCACCTATCTGCGCACCGTAGAGCCGGCCGGCTTCAACCTCGACCGCTCCTTCCAGATACTGTTCATCATCATCATCGGCGGGCTGGCTTCGATGCGCGGTGCGTTTCTGGGCGCGGCCTTCATCGTCGTCTTCCCGCTTCTTCTGTCCCGCATCGGCGCCTTCGCGTTTGGCGGCCTGTTCGATTCGGGCGTGCTCGACATGAGCCAGCGCATCGTGCTCGGCGCCCTCATCATCATCTTCCTCATCGCGGAACCGAGCGGGCTGTCGGCCCTCTTCGACCGCCTGAAACGACGGATCGGCTCAAGGTCCAGCTGA
- a CDS encoding branched-chain amino acid ABC transporter permease has protein sequence MSYYDFLFVIEVLVGGLLSGVMYSLVAIGFVLIYKTSGVLNFAQGSMVLFAALTFVSLVERGIPFALSLLITFAVMVALGFTIERTVLRPLVNRSPMTLFMATLGLSYIIEGAAQLMWGTQVHGLDLGIDDTPFEVGGILISSFDLLAAGIAAAMVAGLSAFFYWTRIGLAFRAVADDQFAALAVGLRLPRIWGTVWTAAGFVALVAGLLWGARLGVQFSLSLIVLKALPVLVLGGFDSILGAIVGGLIIGASEKLAGVYLGPFVGGGIEGWFAYALALVVLLVRPSGLFGQKTVERV, from the coding sequence ATGAGCTACTATGATTTCCTCTTCGTCATCGAAGTGCTGGTCGGCGGCCTGCTCTCTGGCGTCATGTATTCGCTTGTCGCCATAGGTTTCGTGCTGATCTACAAGACGTCGGGCGTGCTGAACTTCGCGCAAGGGTCGATGGTGCTGTTCGCAGCGCTCACCTTTGTCAGCCTCGTCGAACGCGGCATCCCCTTCGCGCTTTCGCTGCTCATCACCTTCGCGGTCATGGTCGCGCTGGGCTTCACCATCGAGCGGACTGTGCTCAGGCCGCTGGTCAATCGCTCGCCGATGACCCTGTTCATGGCCACACTCGGCCTGTCCTACATCATCGAGGGCGCTGCCCAGCTGATGTGGGGCACGCAGGTGCACGGGCTCGATCTCGGCATAGACGACACGCCCTTTGAGGTCGGCGGCATCCTGATCTCGTCGTTTGACCTTCTCGCCGCAGGCATTGCCGCGGCGATGGTGGCGGGCTTGAGCGCATTTTTCTATTGGACCCGGATCGGGCTGGCGTTTCGTGCCGTCGCCGACGACCAGTTCGCGGCGCTCGCCGTCGGGCTGCGGCTGCCCCGGATATGGGGAACGGTGTGGACGGCCGCGGGGTTCGTGGCGCTGGTCGCGGGACTGCTGTGGGGTGCGCGTCTCGGTGTCCAGTTCTCTCTGTCGCTGATCGTTTTGAAGGCGCTGCCGGTGCTGGTGCTTGGCGGCTTCGATTCCATCCTCGGCGCCATCGTCGGCGGCCTCATCATCGGCGCCAGCGAGAAACTCGCTGGCGTCTATCTCGGCCCCTTCGTCGGCGGCGGCATCGAAGGCTGGTTCGCCTATGCGCTGGCGCTGGTGGTGCTGCTGGTGCGCCCATCCGGCCTGTTTGGCCAGAAAACCGTCGAAAGGGTCTGA
- a CDS encoding ABC transporter ATP-binding protein encodes MFGASLGAAAYERAPEISGILAGARPVEDTRQARQSAKADAMLALSGIGISFGGVKALSDIALEVKGGEIRAVIGPNGAGKSSLINIISGLYHADHGTIAIDGQSFSQVPPSRLARLGVARTFQNLALFGGLSVRDNIASGRVYTRRASFVEHIASLPRARREDAGIAEKVEQTIAFLHLEAVADRLVATLPYGLQKRVELARALVAEPKILLLDEPMAGMTATEKAEMAGFVRAARDRHGVTIILIEHDIGVVMGLSDRVAVLDYGRKIADGTPAEVRADPAVIRAYIGTAEGGNGEDI; translated from the coding sequence ATGTTTGGTGCTTCGCTGGGAGCCGCCGCATACGAGCGCGCGCCCGAAATTTCCGGCATTCTTGCTGGTGCCCGTCCCGTGGAGGACACGCGCCAGGCGCGCCAATCGGCAAAGGCTGATGCGATGCTGGCCCTGAGCGGGATCGGCATTTCCTTTGGCGGCGTCAAGGCGCTGAGCGACATTGCTCTCGAGGTCAAAGGCGGTGAGATCCGCGCGGTGATCGGCCCCAACGGCGCTGGCAAATCTTCGCTGATCAACATCATCAGCGGCCTCTATCATGCCGACCACGGCACGATTGCGATCGACGGACAGTCCTTCTCCCAGGTGCCGCCGAGTCGTCTGGCACGACTGGGCGTTGCGCGAACCTTTCAGAACCTGGCGCTGTTCGGCGGTCTCTCCGTGCGCGACAACATCGCGTCCGGCCGCGTCTACACCAGGCGCGCCAGTTTTGTCGAACATATTGCCAGTCTGCCACGCGCCCGGCGTGAAGATGCGGGAATCGCCGAAAAGGTCGAACAGACAATTGCCTTTCTGCACCTCGAGGCCGTCGCCGACCGTCTGGTCGCCACGTTGCCATACGGCCTGCAGAAGCGGGTCGAACTGGCCCGCGCCCTAGTCGCCGAGCCGAAGATCCTGCTGCTCGACGAACCGATGGCCGGCATGACGGCGACAGAGAAAGCTGAGATGGCCGGGTTTGTGCGCGCCGCGCGCGACCGACACGGCGTCACCATCATCCTGATCGAGCACGATATCGGCGTGGTCATGGGGCTCTCCGACCGGGTCGCCGTGCTCGACTACGGCCGCAAGATCGCAGATGGGACGCCGGCCGAGGTCAGGGCCGATCCGGCAGTGATCCGGGCCTATATCGGCACCGCCGAGGGCGGGAATGGCGAGGACATCTGA
- the sfnG gene encoding dimethylsulfone monooxygenase SfnG, translating to MASHSDSLKFAYWVPNVSGGLVISNIEQRTGWDIDYNRKLAQIAEANGFDYALSQIRFTAGYGADNQHESVSFSHALLAATTTLKVIAAILPGPWNPALAAKQIATINHLTNGRVAVNVVSGWFRGEFAAIGELWLDHDERYRRSEEFIRALRGIWTEDSFTLKGDFYRFTNYSMKPKPIEPLPEIFQGGSSRAARDMASRVSDWYFTNGNTPEEIRKQVDDIRAKAKANGHNVKIGVNAFAIARETEAEARAVLDEIIAKANPEAVQGFADQVKNAGKASPEGEGNWAKSSFEDLVQYNDGFRSNLIGTPEQIAERILKLKDAGADLILLGFLHFQEEVEFFGKRVIPLVRELEVARDRELVAAE from the coding sequence ATGGCCTCGCATTCCGACAGCCTCAAATTCGCCTACTGGGTTCCGAACGTCTCGGGCGGACTGGTCATCTCCAACATCGAGCAGCGGACCGGCTGGGATATCGATTACAATCGCAAGCTCGCCCAGATCGCCGAGGCCAATGGCTTCGATTACGCGCTGAGCCAGATACGCTTCACCGCCGGCTACGGCGCCGACAACCAGCACGAATCGGTGTCGTTCAGTCATGCCTTGCTTGCCGCCACCACAACGCTGAAGGTCATCGCGGCGATCCTGCCCGGCCCGTGGAATCCTGCGCTGGCGGCCAAGCAGATCGCTACCATCAACCACCTGACCAATGGCCGCGTCGCCGTCAATGTCGTCAGCGGCTGGTTCCGTGGCGAGTTCGCCGCCATTGGCGAACTCTGGCTCGACCATGACGAGCGCTATCGCCGGTCGGAGGAATTTATCCGAGCGCTGCGTGGCATCTGGACCGAAGACAGTTTCACGCTTAAGGGCGACTTCTACCGCTTCACCAACTATTCGATGAAGCCCAAGCCGATCGAGCCCTTGCCCGAGATCTTCCAGGGCGGCTCGTCGCGCGCCGCGCGCGACATGGCTTCGCGGGTCTCCGACTGGTATTTTACCAACGGCAACACGCCGGAGGAGATCCGGAAGCAGGTCGACGACATCCGCGCCAAGGCGAAAGCCAATGGCCACAACGTCAAGATCGGCGTCAATGCCTTCGCCATCGCTCGCGAGACCGAGGCAGAGGCGCGCGCAGTGCTCGACGAGATCATCGCCAAGGCCAATCCCGAGGCAGTCCAGGGTTTTGCCGATCAGGTCAAGAATGCCGGCAAGGCCTCGCCGGAAGGCGAAGGCAATTGGGCGAAATCCTCCTTCGAGGATCTCGTGCAATACAATGACGGCTTCCGCAGCAACCTCATCGGCACGCCGGAACAGATCGCTGAACGCATCCTCAAGCTCAAGGACGCCGGCGCCGACCTGATCCTGCTCGGCTTCCTGCATTTCCAGGAAGAGGTCGAATTCTTCGGCAAGCGCGTCATCCCGCTGGTGCGCGAACTGGAAGTGGCTCGCGACAGGGAACTTGTCGCCGCGGAATAG
- the msuE gene encoding FMN reductase — MARLSVLGISGGVGTPSRTTAVVNALVKAVALRVPADTGLIEITEAAPSLFAGLSRDSLGASGEAIIQRVEKADLLVVGTPVYRASYTGALKHLFDLVDYRALTGKTVLLAATGGSPYHGLVLEHQLRPLFGFFGAVTVPTGVYGAPDDFIEGEIAGAAIIERISRAATEAVSLLNSSHANDAVATRVG, encoded by the coding sequence TTGGCACGATTATCGGTTCTCGGAATATCGGGCGGTGTAGGCACGCCGTCCCGCACCACGGCGGTGGTTAATGCGCTGGTCAAGGCGGTTGCGTTGCGCGTGCCTGCAGACACCGGTCTGATTGAAATCACCGAGGCGGCACCCTCGCTTTTCGCCGGGCTATCCCGCGACTCACTCGGTGCATCCGGAGAAGCGATCATCCAGCGTGTCGAGAAGGCCGACCTGCTCGTGGTCGGAACGCCTGTCTATCGAGCATCCTACACCGGCGCCCTCAAGCACCTGTTCGACCTCGTCGACTATCGCGCGTTGACCGGCAAGACCGTGCTGCTCGCGGCAACCGGCGGCAGCCCTTACCATGGCCTGGTGCTCGAACATCAGCTTCGGCCATTGTTCGGCTTTTTCGGTGCCGTCACCGTTCCGACCGGCGTCTACGGCGCCCCCGACGATTTCATCGAAGGCGAGATCGCCGGTGCGGCCATCATCGAGCGCATTTCGAGGGCCGCTACTGAAGCGGTCTCCTTGCTCAATTCCAGTCATGCAAACGATGCCGTCGCCACGCGCGTCGGCTGA